A single region of the Brachypodium distachyon strain Bd21 chromosome 3, Brachypodium_distachyon_v3.0, whole genome shotgun sequence genome encodes:
- the LOC100822451 gene encoding peptidyl-prolyl cis-trans isomerase FKBP16-3, chloroplastic: MAATATAPPLLLPSGSGPRSASRAWPLRRGGLRASCRCRAAVGGTAAQCGADGGAAAVVGRRGVLGGMALAVSVSSSHAFGVLQAALAGGLPPEEKPKLCDADCEKELENAPMVTTESGLQYKDIRVGQGPSPPIGFQVAAECIAMVPNGQIFDSSLEKGTPYIFRVGAGQVIKGLDEGILSMKVGGLRRLYIPGPLAFPKGLTSAPGRPRVAPSSPVVFDVNLLYIPGLDDE; encoded by the exons ATGGCCGCAACCGCAACCGCCCCGCCGCTCCTTCTCCCCTCAGGCTCAG GGCCGAGGTCCGCGTCTAGGGCGTGgccgctccgccgcggcggcctcagGGCGTCGTGCCGCTGCAGGGCTGCCGTGGGCGGGACCGCGGCGCAATGCGgagccgacggcggcgcggcggcggtggtcggcAGGAGGGGCGTGCTCGGCGGGATGGCGCTCGCGGTGTCGGTTTCCTCGTCGCACGCTTTCGGCGTGCTGCAGgccgcgctcgccggcgggctgccgccggaggagaagcCCAAGCTCTGCGACGCCGACTGCGAGAAGGAACTCGAGAAT GCGCCCATGGTGACTACAGAGTCTGGTCTGCAGTACAAGGACATCAGAGTGGGCCAAGGGCCAAGCCCACCCATTGGTTTCCAG GTTGCTGCAGAATGCATCGCCATGGTGCCCAACGGGCAGATATTCGACAG CTCGCTGGAGAAAGGCACGCCCTACATCTTCCGTGTTGGTGCTGGACAG GTTATAAAGGGGCTTGATGAAGGGATCTTGTCGATGAAAGTTGGAGGATTACGCCGGTTGTACATACCTGGTCCG TTAGCATTCCCCAAGGGCCTTACATCAGCTCCTGGAAGGCCAAGAGTGGCTCCGAGCAGCCCCGTCGTATTTGATGTCAACCTATTGTACATACCAGGTCTTGATGATGAGTGA
- the LOC100822762 gene encoding receptor-like protein EIX2: MGTLTLHSTTSFTVSSIPMAGMIHGLLIALALLCLTINTRGISACIVSERDALSAFNASINDPDGRLRSWQGGDCCNWAGVSCSKKTGHVIKLDLGGYSLKGHINPSLAGLTRLVHLNMSHGDFGGVPIPEFICSFKMLRYLDLSHAGFHGTAPDQLGNLPRLSYLDLGSSGAPAITVDSFHWVSKLTSLRYLDLSWLYLAASVDWLQAVNMLPLLGVLRLNDASLPATDLNSLSQVNFTALKLLHLKSNNLNSSLPNWIWRLSTLSELDMTSCGLSGMIPDELGKLTSLKLLRLGDNKLEGVIPRSASRLCNLVQIDLSRNILSGDIAGAAKTVFPCMKQLQILDLAGNKLTGKLSGWLEGMTSLRVLDLSGNSLSGVVPVSIGNLSNLIYLDFSFNKFNGTVSELHFANLSRLDTLDLASNSFEIAFKQSWVPPFQLKKLGMQACLVGPKFPTWLQSQAKIEMIDLGSAGLRGPLPDWIWNFSSSISSLNVSTNSITGMLPASLEQLKMLTTLNMRSNQLEGNIPDLPVSVQVLDLSDNYLSGSIRQSFGNKKLHYLSLSRNFISGVIPIDLCNMISVELIDLSHNNLSGELPDCWHDNSELYVIDFSSNNFWGEIPSTMGSLNSLVSLHLSRNRMSGMLPTSLQSCNMLTFLDLAQNNLSGNLPKWIGGLQSLILLSLGSNQFSGEIPEELSKLPSLQYLDLCNNKLSGPLPHFLGNLTALHSKYPEFETSPFPEFMVYGVGGAYFSVYRDALEAMFNGKRVIFGRNIFRLTGIDLSANLLTGEIPSEIGFLSALLSLNLSGNHIGGSIPDELGSITDLESLDLSRNYLSGPIPHSLTSLAGLALLNISYNDLSGEIPWGNQFSTFENDSFLENENLCGLPLSRICVPESNKRRHRILQLRFDTLTYLFTLLGFTFGISTVSTTMICSAAARKAYFQFTDRVLNNFCAAVQIKLSINRMSAGRDLFMATRSQDSITCYELEQSPTAIY, from the coding sequence ATGGGGACCTTGACTCTCCATTCCACAACCAGCTTCACAGTTTCGTCCATACCCATGGCAGGTATGATTCATGGATTGCTCATAGCACTGGCACTCTTGTGTCTCACAATCAACACCAGGGGCATATCTGCGTGCATCGTCTCGGAGAGGGATGCGCTGTCCGCCTTCAACGCCAGCATCAACGACCCTGATGGGAGGCTACGCTCATGGCAAGGAGGAGACTGCTGCAACTGGGCAGGTGTGAGCTGCAGCAAGAAGACTGGCCATGTAATCAAGCTGGACCTCGGTGGGTACTCACTCAAAGGACATATCAACCCATCTTTGGCCGGTTTGACCAGATTGGTGCACCTCAACATGAGCCATGGTGACTTTGGTGGGGTTCCCATCCCAGAATTCATATGCTCTTTCAAGATGTTGAGGTACCTTGATCTCTCGCATGCCGGTTTTCACGGGACGGCTCCTGATCAACTTGGTAACCTGCCCAGGCTCAGCTATCTTGACCTGGGCTCATCCGGAGCTCCTGCGATCACTGTGGATAGCTTCCACTGGGTTTCGAAGCTAACCTCCCTGAGGTATCTCGACCTCAGCTGGTTGTATCTTGCTGCTTCAGTGGATTGGCTGCAGGCAGTGAACATGCTCCCGTTGCTAGGAGTGCTTCGTCTGAATGATGCTAGTCTTCCTGCCACTGACCTGAATTCTCTTTCTCAGGTCAACTTCACTGCCCTTAAGCTTCTTCATCTCAAGAGTAACAACTTGAATTCCTCCTTGCCAAATTGGATTTGGAGGCTATCTACACTTTCAGAGTTGGACATGACTAGCTGTGGGCTTTCGGGCATGATTCCTGATGAGCTAGGCAAACTGACATCACTTAAGCTCTTAAGATTGGGGGACAACAAGTTGGAAGGAGTAATACCAAGATCAGCTAGTAGGTTGTGCAACTTGGTTCAAATTGATTTGTCCAGAAACATTCTGTCTGGAGATATTGCAGGAGCAGCAAAGACCGTGTTCCCCTGCATGAAGCAGTTGCAGATCCTTGACCTTGCTGGTAACAAATTAACTGGAAAACTATCTGGTTGGCTTGAGGGCATGACAAGCTTAAGAGTTCTTGATCTCAGTGGGAACTCTCTATCTGGAGTTGTCCCAGTCAGTATTGGTAACTTGTCGAACTTGATATACTTGGATTTTTCCTTTAACAAATTCAATGGCACAGTATCAGAACTCCACTTTGCCAATTTATCAAGATTAGATACGTTAGATTTGGCATCAAATTCCTTCGAGATTGCTTTCAAACAAAGCTGGGTACCACCCTTTCAGCTAAAGAAGCTAGGGATGCAAGCTTGCCTAGTAGGTCCAAAGTTCCCAACTTGGCTGCAGTCACAAGCTAAAATTGAGATGATTGATCTAGGCAGTGCAGGGCTCAGGGGGCCATTACCTGACTGGATCTGGAACTTCTCTTCGTCAATCAGTAGCTTAAATGTCTCAACAAACAGCATAACTGGAATGTTGCCTGCAAGCTTGGAGCAATTGAAGATGCTGACAACTCTGAACATGAGGAGTAATCAACTTGAGGGAAACATTCCAGATTTGCCTGTCAGTGTTCAAGTGTTGGATCTATCCGACAACTACTTATCGGGATCAATTCGACAGAGCtttggaaacaaaaaattgcattACTTGTCGCTGTCACGTAATTTCATTAGTGGAGTTATCCCAATAGATTTATGTAACATGATATCAGTGGAACTGATTGACCTATCCCACAACAACCTTTCAGGGGAGCTTCCCGATTGTTGGCACGATAATTCAGAACTGTATGTCATAGACTTCTCAAGCAATAATTTCTGGGGAGAAATACCATCTACCATGGGTTCTCTGAATTCCCTTGTGTCACTGCATCTCAGCAGGAACAGAATGTCTGGAATGTTGCCCACCTCATTGCAGTCATGTAACATGTTGACGTTTCTTGATCTTGCACAGAATAATTTGTCAGGAAACCTACCAAAATGGATAGGTGGTCTACAATCTCTGATACTTCTGAGTTTGGGGTCCAATCAGTTCTCTGGTGAAATACCTGAAGAATTGTCCAAACTTCCTTCTCTGCAATATTTGGATCTTTGTAACAACAAATTATCTGGCCCTCTACCACATTTCCTGGGAAACTTAACGGCCTTGCACTCGAAATATCCAGAATTTGAGACATCGCCTTTTCCTGAGTTCATGGTTTATGGTGTTGGAGGTGCTTACTTTTCTGTGTACAGAGATGCCTTGGAGGCAATGTTCAATGGTAAAAGAGTTATTTTTGGGAGGAACATATTCCGGCTTACAGGCATTGATCTATCAGCCAACCTATTAACTGGTGAGATTCCCAGTGAAATAGGATTTCTGTCTGCATTACTCTCATTGAATCTGTCAGGGAATCACATTGGAGGAAGTATTCCTGATGAACTGGGAAGCATTACAGATTTAGAGTCACTCGATCTCTCACGGAATTATTTATCAGGTCCAATTCCTCACAGCTTGACATCACTGGCAGGTTTGGCCCTGCTGAATATATCCTACAATGATCTTTCAGGAGAGATTCCGTGGGGAAACCAATTCTCAACTTTTGAAAATGACTCGTTCTTGGAAAATGAAAATCTCTGTGGGCTTCCACTTTCCAGAATCTGTGTACCCGAGAGTAACAAACGTCGACACCGTATACTTCAGCTCAGATTTGACACGTTGACATATCTATTTACACTGCTGGGGTTCACATTCGGAATCTCCACTGTTTCCACCACCATGATATGCAGCGCGGCTGCAAGGAAGGCCTACTTTCAGTTCACCGACAGGGTACTCAACAACTTCTGTGCTGCAGTTCAGATAAAGCTTAGCATCAACAGGATGTCAGCAGGAAGAGACCTCTTCATGGCAACACGGAGCCAGGACTCCATCACTTGCTATGAGTTGGAACAGTCTCCCACTGCTATTTACTGA
- the LOC100828916 gene encoding Holliday junction resolvase MOC1, chloroplastic produces MASLVPGVLLKLLQHMNSDVKVAGEHRSSLLQVVSIVPALAGSDLFTNQGFYLKVSDSSHATYVSLPEEQHDLILSDTIQLGQFIHVDRLEAATPVPILRGVRPVPGRHACVGSPEDLVMTSSSNFLGTKKVQPPINGSKDAGALSLEKEQSKLEKIKASVKSNGTESKKPQLTKTNSSLSKQALAGLFDKKEVVSSKVKSSSGRSTPSSPTSVYSLPASFERFSNDMKLRTKAKGAEKSSPSKLSLLEKAASVLKVTTAGRKSSAGNSLSNALLSIEPGPKALRRSWEGKSDVKGKDNSAPKAVKVDRKSENRSTSTPRRRPPADEKPAHKDDTKIQTPPRKSTASAPSDDSDRMVNKHLSPIRRTSGVLSNPNITNLVKVAANSKKLTDAGTSWTALPPSLAKLGKELLKYRDAAQMAAVEAMQEASAAESLLGCLSSYAEVSSTAEEQNPQLTVEQFLALHAAMSRATAVADSLSKAAAAAATVPDGSAAGEAAADEESLAVVAERRRRAASWVGAGLATDLSAFSLYNLKPAPAGAASPLAVVLVDESAKPAAATAAKASPPGKSRMSPAKVGKGRTTGLAAASAAAAAAAPPPEWERGGGAEERGELARRLGEEARGWFLAFVERFLDADAASAAAPWDRDRAARMLPQLKRVNDWLSEIGKPPPPPPPETDAAATEVAVSAAASGVPEERIERLRKKIYEYLLTNVDSAAAVLGEASPAATGRKG; encoded by the exons ATGGCTTCGCTTGTACCAGGGGTCCTCCTCAAGCTCCTTCAGCACATGAACAGTGACGTGAAGGTCGCCGGCGAGCACAGGTCATCCCTTCTTCAGGTGGTCAGCATTGTTCCAGCGCTCGCTGGGAGTGATCTCTTCACCAACCAGGGGTTCTACCTCAAGGTGTCCGATTCGTCCCACGCGACTTATGTTTCCCTGCCGGAGGAGCAGCATGATCTCATATTGAGCGACACAATTCAGTTGGGGCAGTTCATCCATGTAGACCGTCTTGAGGCCGCCACCCCAGTGCCGATCTTGAGGGGAGTCAGGCCAGTTCCAGGCCGACATGCGTGCGTCGGCAGTCCAGAGGACCTTGTGATGACTAGCTCCTCCAATTTTCTTGGCACCAAAAAGGTGCAACCACCCATCAATGGATCGAAGGATGCCGGTGCTTTGTCACTAGAGAAAGAGCAGAGCAAGTTAGAGAAAATAAAAGCTTCTGTGAAAAGCAATGGGACTGAAAGCAAGAAACCACAGCTGACCAAGACGAACTCTTCGCTCTCGAAACAAGCGCTGGCTGGCCTTTTCGATAAGAAGGAAGTGGTTAGCTCAAAGGTGAAGTCAAGCAGTGGTAGGTCCACACCTTCATCGCCTACCAGCGTCTATTCTCTACCTGCATCGTTTGAAAGGTTCTCAAATGATATGAAGCTgagaacaaaagcaaaaggagCAGAGAAGTCATCACCATCTAAGTTATCCTTGTTAGAAAAGGCTGCTTCTGTGTTGAAGGTTACGACAGCAGGGAGGAAGTCCTCTGCGGGTAACTCGCTTAGTAATGCTCTGTTAAGTATTGAACCGGGACCAAAGGCATTGAGAAGAAGCTGGGAAGGGAAGTCAGATGTAAAAGGCAAAGACAATTCAGCTCCGAAGGCAGTCAAAGTTGACAGGAAGTCTGAGAACAGGAGCACATCG ACTCCTAGACGAAGACCGCCAGCAGATGAGAAGCCAGCACACAAGGATGACACTAAGATTCAGACTCCTCCCAGGAAGAGCACAGCAAGTGCTCCTTCAGATGATTCTGACAGAATGGTGAATAAGCATCTTTCTCCTATAAGGAGGACGTCTGGGGTTTTAAGCAACCCCAATATTACAAATTTAGTGAAGGTTGCTGCAAATAGCAAAAAACTGACGGATGCAGGCACTTCATGGACAGCACTTCCTCCATCACTTGCTAAATTAGGAAAG GAGCTTCTCAAGTACAGGGATGCAGCACAAATGGCTGCTGTTGAAGCCATGCAAGAAGCTTCTGCTGCAGAGAGCCTGCTTGGATGTCTAAG CTCGTACGCGGAGGTGAGCtcgacggcggaggagcagaACCCGCAACTGACCGTTGAGCAGTTCCTCGCTCTGCACGCAGCCATGTcgcgcgccaccgccgtcgccgactcGCTATccaaggcagcagcagcggcagccacCGTACCGGACGGATCGGCAGCGGGCGAAGCTGCAGCCGACGAGGAGTCACTCGCCGTGGTGgcagagcgccgccgccgcgcggctTCCTGGGTCGGCGCGGGCCTCGCCACCGACCTCTCCGCCTTCTCCCTATACAACCTCAAGCCTGcccccgccggcgcggccTCGCCGCTGGCCGTCGTGCTCGTCGACGAGTCAGccaagccggcggcggcgacagcggcGAAGGCGTCCCCGCCGGGGAAGTCGCGGATGTCGCCCGCGAAGGTGGGGAAGGGGAGGACGACGGGACTCGCTgcggcttcggcggcggcggccgcggcggcgcctccgccggAGTGGGAGAGGGGAGGCGGTGCGGAGGAGCGGGGCGAGCTAGCgaggcggctcggggaagagGCGAGGGGTTGGTTCCTGGCCTTCGTGGAGCGCTTCCTGGACGCCGACgcggcgtccgccgccgcgccgtggGACCGCGACCGCGCCGCCAGGATGCTCCCGCAGCTGAAGCGCGTCAACGACTGGCTCAGCGAGATCGgcaagccgccgcctccaccaccccCGGAAACCGATGCGGCCGCCACCGAGGTCGCcgtctcggcggcggccagcggcgTGCCGGAGGAGAGGATAGAGCGGCTGCGGAAGAAGATCTACGAGTACCTCCTCACCAACGTCgactcggccgccgccgtgctcggcGAGGCCTCCCCCGCGGCCACCGGGAGGAAAGGGTGA